The following are encoded in a window of Armatimonas rosea genomic DNA:
- a CDS encoding aldo/keto reductase produces MGIPTNTFGRTGLTVTKLGYGAMEVRGTRIWGGRPVTEQEAETILNAVLDSGITFIDTANDYGRSEEFIGKYLAHRRSEFVLATKCGCTVVHKDEHTDETPHVWTRENLFRGLHESLERMKTDYVDVMQLHNPSVEQTEAGELVAALQEMKDQGKVRWIGISSTHPHIESYIASGVFDVFQIPYSALERVHEDAIQAAADSGAGVIIRGGVARGEPGAGLGNTDRWTTWEKANLDELLDEGETRTQWLLRFTNTHPGMHTNIVGTKNPAHLADNVLAASRGPLSAEVYAEAKKRLTEAV; encoded by the coding sequence ATGGGAATTCCAACAAACACCTTTGGCCGGACGGGGCTGACCGTCACCAAGCTGGGCTACGGCGCCATGGAAGTGCGCGGGACGCGTATCTGGGGCGGCAGGCCTGTCACGGAGCAAGAGGCGGAGACGATCCTCAACGCGGTCCTCGACTCCGGCATCACGTTTATCGACACCGCAAACGACTACGGGCGCTCTGAGGAGTTTATCGGCAAGTACCTGGCGCATCGCCGGAGCGAGTTCGTGCTGGCGACCAAGTGCGGCTGCACCGTGGTCCACAAGGACGAGCACACCGACGAGACCCCGCATGTCTGGACACGGGAGAACCTCTTCCGGGGCCTGCACGAGAGCCTAGAGCGCATGAAGACCGACTATGTCGATGTGATGCAGCTCCACAATCCCAGTGTCGAGCAGACCGAGGCGGGCGAGCTGGTCGCGGCGCTCCAGGAGATGAAGGACCAGGGAAAAGTGCGCTGGATCGGCATTAGCTCCACCCACCCGCATATCGAGAGCTACATCGCCTCCGGGGTCTTTGATGTCTTCCAGATTCCGTACTCCGCGCTGGAGCGTGTCCACGAGGACGCCATCCAGGCCGCCGCCGACTCGGGGGCGGGCGTGATCATCCGCGGCGGTGTGGCGCGCGGCGAGCCTGGCGCGGGCCTGGGCAACACCGACCGCTGGACAACCTGGGAGAAGGCCAACCTCGACGAGCTCCTCGACGAGGGCGAGACCCGCACCCAGTGGCTCCTGCGCTTCACCAACACCCACCCGGGCATGCACACCAATATCGTGGGCACCAAGAACCCGGCCCACCTCGCCGACAACGTCCTCGCCGCCTCCCGCGGCCCGCTCAGCGCCGAGGTCTACGCGGAGGCCAAGAAGCGTCTGACAGAAGCGGTATAA
- a CDS encoding heavy metal-binding domain-containing protein, producing the protein MAIMTGLSGNEMYCLHQKGFAPGELVIGNSVYSMGFVGSVGAGFKTMMGGEIEQVTQIVHEGRQTALERMVKEAEHHGGSGITGVSSELIWQSGNVEFLSIGSCIHHEGAKSEKLAFSTSADGQELYCQLDCGFMPLKFVFGNVAYSIGVGGGIVGGLRSLARGEVKEFSDVFNETRHRALWRITEEARTVGANAVLGIQTTILPLNGMQEMVMVGTASRHADLDPRHKETPITSDLTNEELWNVWHMGYQPIQLVLGVSVYSLGFVGSFTSAFKSLVRGEIHELSSLIYEARENAITRIRADAELVGADDVVGIKTYVYNLGSGLIEFMAIGTAVKKIDGTKTLTDFLPAQAVIKDKDTFYNAAEKTLGANLNENKR; encoded by the coding sequence ATGGCGATTATGACCGGGCTCTCCGGCAACGAGATGTACTGCCTGCACCAGAAGGGCTTCGCGCCCGGCGAGCTGGTGATTGGCAATAGTGTGTACTCCATGGGCTTTGTCGGCTCCGTGGGCGCGGGCTTCAAGACCATGATGGGCGGTGAGATCGAGCAGGTCACCCAGATCGTCCACGAGGGCCGCCAGACCGCGCTGGAGCGCATGGTCAAAGAGGCAGAGCACCACGGGGGCAGCGGGATCACGGGGGTCTCCAGCGAGCTCATCTGGCAGTCAGGCAATGTCGAGTTTCTCTCGATTGGCTCCTGCATCCACCACGAAGGTGCCAAGTCCGAAAAACTTGCCTTCTCCACCTCTGCGGATGGCCAGGAGCTCTACTGCCAGCTCGACTGTGGCTTCATGCCGCTGAAGTTTGTCTTTGGGAATGTGGCGTACTCAATCGGGGTCGGCGGCGGGATTGTCGGTGGCCTGCGCTCGCTGGCGCGCGGGGAGGTAAAAGAGTTCTCCGATGTCTTCAACGAGACCCGGCACCGGGCTCTCTGGCGCATCACCGAGGAGGCGCGGACAGTCGGGGCCAACGCGGTGCTGGGCATCCAGACCACGATTCTTCCGCTCAACGGCATGCAGGAGATGGTCATGGTCGGGACCGCGTCGCGCCACGCCGACCTGGACCCGCGCCACAAAGAGACCCCGATCACCAGCGACCTCACCAACGAGGAGCTCTGGAATGTCTGGCACATGGGCTACCAGCCCATCCAGCTCGTGCTGGGGGTCTCGGTCTACTCCCTCGGCTTTGTGGGGAGCTTTACATCGGCGTTCAAGTCTCTGGTGCGCGGGGAGATTCACGAGCTGAGCTCCCTGATCTACGAGGCGCGGGAGAACGCCATCACCCGCATCCGCGCCGATGCGGAGCTGGTCGGGGCCGACGATGTCGTGGGGATCAAGACCTATGTCTACAACCTGGGCAGTGGCCTGATCGAGTTCATGGCAATCGGGACGGCGGTGAAGAAAATAGACGGCACCAAGACCCTCACCGACTTCCTCCCCGCGCAGGCTGTGATCAAGGACAAGGACACGTTCTACAACGCCGCCGAGAAGACACTTGGGGCAAACCTCAACGAGAACAAGCGCTAG
- a CDS encoding 3'-5' exonuclease, translated as MRFIIVDLEATCRESGMPREEMEIIEIGAVELLSPIAEPTREFSRFVRPTLNPELSAFCTQLTGISQRDVDRAEGFSTVFPAFLDWIGPEPYTLCSWGAYDLTQFLQDLARHGLTPPPAFNATRHLNLKKRFADKLGTRPLGMATALRHVGLPLLGRHHRGIDDAYNIAALARLIL; from the coding sequence ATGCGCTTTATTATTGTTGACCTAGAAGCCACCTGCCGCGAGAGCGGGATGCCCCGCGAGGAGATGGAGATTATCGAGATCGGGGCGGTCGAGCTACTCTCCCCCATAGCAGAGCCCACGCGGGAGTTTAGCCGCTTTGTCCGCCCCACGCTCAACCCTGAGCTCTCCGCATTCTGCACCCAGCTCACGGGAATCTCCCAACGGGATGTCGACCGTGCTGAAGGCTTCTCCACAGTCTTCCCCGCGTTCCTCGACTGGATCGGCCCCGAGCCCTACACCCTCTGCTCCTGGGGTGCCTACGATCTGACTCAGTTTCTCCAAGACCTCGCGCGGCACGGGCTCACACCGCCGCCCGCATTTAATGCCACGCGGCACCTCAACCTCAAGAAGCGCTTCGCTGACAAGCTCGGGACACGTCCCCTCGGCATGGCCACCGCGCTTCGCCATGTCGGGCTGCCGTTGCTGGGACGGCACCACCGGGGAATCGACGATGCCTACAATATCGCGGCGCTAGCGCGGCTGATTCTATAG
- a CDS encoding YbaN family protein gives MRYLWLTLGFLCVGLGFVGIVVPGLPATGFFVAAAWCFSKSSEKFLTWLLNLPMVGPLLQDYRAGLGMPLRAKWFASVSLSLAVSISSLFAIRPLWGKCGCVALGLIGLWYIWTRVPLRERVLAEQDASPER, from the coding sequence ATGCGCTACCTCTGGCTCACTCTCGGATTCCTCTGTGTGGGGCTGGGGTTTGTCGGAATTGTCGTGCCGGGCCTGCCCGCGACCGGATTCTTTGTCGCGGCGGCCTGGTGCTTCTCCAAGAGCAGCGAGAAGTTCTTAACCTGGCTCCTCAACCTGCCGATGGTCGGCCCCCTCCTCCAAGACTACCGCGCCGGGCTGGGAATGCCGCTCAGAGCCAAGTGGTTCGCGTCGGTGAGCCTCTCGCTGGCGGTGAGTATCAGCTCGCTCTTTGCCATCCGCCCGCTCTGGGGAAAGTGTGGCTGTGTCGCACTGGGGCTGATCGGCCTCTGGTACATCTGGACCCGTGTCCCGCTCCGGGAGCGAGTGCTCGCTGAGCAAGACGCCTCCCCCGAGCGATAG
- a CDS encoding 3'-5' exonuclease, with protein MRYVIFDVEATSWEEQVSPEKTEILEIGAVELPSASAAVSSEFGMLVRPVGTPALSSYCLRSTGLTQFEVDQADPFPLVFAQFLAWLGKEPFTLCTWGDYDLAQLRRDAQRHRVTLPASFERSLNLKSAFSRWQNLPPTGLGPALRHLNLTRAGRAHRAPDDARSVARIARQLLPTLGSPDKRYTR; from the coding sequence ATGCGGTACGTGATTTTTGATGTGGAGGCGACCAGCTGGGAAGAGCAGGTCTCGCCGGAGAAAACGGAGATTTTGGAGATCGGGGCGGTGGAGCTGCCCAGCGCGAGCGCGGCGGTCTCCAGTGAGTTTGGGATGCTGGTGCGCCCGGTCGGGACACCGGCTCTGTCTAGCTACTGCCTGCGGAGCACGGGGCTGACTCAGTTTGAGGTGGATCAGGCCGACCCGTTTCCCCTGGTCTTTGCGCAGTTTCTCGCCTGGCTTGGCAAGGAGCCCTTCACGCTCTGCACCTGGGGCGACTACGACCTCGCGCAGCTACGGCGCGATGCCCAGCGGCACCGGGTGACCCTCCCGGCAAGCTTCGAGCGCTCGCTGAACCTCAAGTCCGCCTTCTCGCGCTGGCAGAACCTGCCGCCGACCGGGCTGGGGCCGGCTCTGCGCCACCTGAACCTGACCCGCGCCGGGCGTGCCCACCGCGCCCCCGACGATGCCCGCTCGGTGGCACGGATCGCGCGGCAGCTCTTGCCGACGCTTGGGAGCCCCGACAAGCGGTATACTCGCTAG
- a CDS encoding SDR family NAD(P)-dependent oxidoreductase: MKEQTAYVTGADRGLGLGFTKALLERGFRVFAGEYGLDGAGLDTLAKTHGERLHRIALDVSCDRSVLRAADKLREHCEHLDLLINNAAILGDFTGSITDPLDFTLMQEVYNVNSLGPLRVAQSVFGHLTRGSLKKLVNISSEAGSMEQSRRTNRKLRYGYCMSKAALNVQTVILANHAHEHDIESYLFDPGWMRSFMHGTKNLKATQEPDDTAQTILATVLDRPHPGYLYMTHEGQRYDW, from the coding sequence ATGAAAGAACAAACGGCCTACGTGACGGGAGCCGATCGCGGGCTAGGACTGGGCTTCACCAAGGCACTCCTAGAGCGCGGCTTTCGGGTCTTTGCGGGCGAGTACGGGCTCGATGGCGCGGGCCTCGACACGCTGGCTAAAACCCACGGCGAGCGCCTGCACCGCATCGCCCTCGATGTCTCCTGCGACCGCTCGGTGCTCCGGGCGGCGGACAAGCTCCGCGAGCACTGCGAGCACCTGGACCTGCTCATCAACAACGCCGCCATTCTAGGCGACTTCACCGGCAGCATCACCGATCCGCTGGACTTTACGCTGATGCAAGAGGTCTACAATGTCAACTCCCTGGGGCCGCTGAGAGTAGCGCAGTCGGTGTTTGGGCACCTGACACGAGGGAGCCTCAAGAAGCTCGTGAATATCTCGTCGGAGGCGGGTAGCATGGAGCAGTCGCGGCGCACGAACCGCAAGCTGCGCTACGGCTACTGCATGTCCAAGGCCGCCCTCAATGTCCAGACCGTCATTCTGGCCAACCACGCCCACGAGCACGACATCGAGAGCTATCTCTTCGATCCGGGCTGGATGCGCAGCTTCATGCACGGCACCAAGAACCTCAAGGCGACACAAGAGCCCGACGACACCGCGCAGACAATCCTCGCCACGGTGCTGGACCGCCCGCATCCCGGCTACCTCTACATGACCCACGAAGGCCAGCGCTACGACTGGTAA
- a CDS encoding prolyl oligopeptidase family serine peptidase, whose translation MTKRRYGVGALVALLALGGGLARAQEPAGVGQQRPLALEKSVTKVLKAGYLLYLPKDYGKDPAKKWPVMVFLHGSGESGADLEKVKVHGPPKLIAQGQDLPFIVVSPQAPVFPRRGWDVETLNALLDDVLAKYATDTDRVYLTGLSMGGYGTWAWATANPERFAAIAPICGGGQPRQGARALKNTPIWVFHGAKDPTVPIQESQDMVDALKKAGATEVKFTIYPEAQHDSWTQTYDNPELFTWLLAHTRKKPQ comes from the coding sequence ATGACAAAGCGACGTTATGGAGTGGGCGCACTGGTAGCGCTCTTGGCACTGGGCGGCGGGCTGGCGCGGGCACAGGAGCCGGCCGGGGTGGGGCAGCAGAGGCCGCTGGCGCTGGAGAAGAGTGTCACCAAGGTGCTCAAGGCGGGCTACTTGCTCTACCTGCCCAAGGACTACGGCAAGGACCCTGCGAAGAAGTGGCCCGTGATGGTCTTTCTGCACGGCTCGGGCGAGAGCGGGGCGGATCTCGAAAAGGTGAAGGTGCACGGCCCGCCCAAGCTGATCGCGCAGGGGCAGGACCTGCCCTTTATCGTGGTCTCGCCGCAGGCCCCGGTCTTTCCGCGCCGTGGCTGGGATGTCGAGACCCTCAACGCGCTCCTCGACGATGTTCTGGCGAAGTACGCCACCGACACAGACCGGGTCTATCTCACCGGGCTCTCGATGGGCGGCTACGGGACATGGGCGTGGGCGACCGCCAACCCCGAGCGCTTTGCCGCAATCGCCCCGATCTGCGGGGGCGGCCAGCCCCGGCAGGGAGCGCGGGCGCTGAAGAACACGCCGATCTGGGTCTTTCATGGCGCTAAAGACCCTACCGTCCCGATTCAGGAGTCGCAGGACATGGTCGATGCGCTCAAGAAAGCCGGTGCCACGGAGGTGAAGTTTACGATCTACCCCGAGGCCCAGCACGACTCCTGGACCCAGACCTACGACAACCCGGAGCTCTTCACCTGGCTGCTGGCGCACACCCGAAAGAAGCCGCAGTGA